From Nocardia sp. NBC_00416:
AAGGGCAACGTGCACATAGCCTTGGCGTCTTTCAGCGGTAAGCCCATCAAACAGTGGTCGGTCGACCCCGACGAAGAGGAAGTTCTGTTTCTCGACGGCACATCGAGTCGACTGCACTCCCGCTTCGATCGCATCGAACAGGGACGACTGCACAGCTATATAGGTGCAATCCAAATTGGGATGCCGCGAGGGGTCGCGTAAGAAGCAACAGTGCCGGTCGGCCCGACCTCAGCCCGGTACCGGCCCGGTCAGCGCGGCCAGGGCCATCGAGCGTAGGACCGACCGGGTGCGTCCACGGACCGGTCCGGCACTGTGCGGGGTGGAGTTGAGCAGCCCGAACACTGCGTGGGCCTGTACGCGGGCGGTGTCCTCGTCCAGCCCGGGGGTCAGTTCACACAGAACGCCCACCCAGATCTCCACATAGCGGCGCTGGGTGCGCCGGATCTCGCGGCGGGCCGGCGGCGGCACATTGTCGAGGTCGCGGTCCTGGATGCGGATGAGTTCGGGTTCGCCGAGCGCGAAGTCGAGGTGGAAGTCGACGAGGCCCGCCAATGCCTCCCGCGGTCGTGTCGCGTCGGCGGCGACGGCGCTGCCGCCGTCGAGCAGGCGGCGGCTGATCCCCACCAGCAACTCCACCAGGAGTGCCTCCTTGTTGGGGAAGTGCCGGTAGACCGCGGGGCCGCTGATCCCGACCGCGGCGCCCAGATCGTCCAATCGCATGCCGAGGTATCCGCGTTCGGCGATGAGCCGGGCCCCGGCCGCGAGCAACTGGCCGCGCCGCTGCTGTTTCAGCAGTTCGCGGCGGGTCGGGGTGGCAGAATCCGCACTGGTCACCCGCACTCCTTCCACATGCCCTGGACAACTCGGTTAGTCAAGATTAACCTCAATTCCAGTTATCAGCGATTAACTGGACGACAGGATGACGCGATGACCCGCACCGCGAGCCCAGCACCCGCCACCCGGTCCGGATCCGCTAACCGGACCACGAACCTCGCCTTGGTCGACCAGTTGCGCCAACGGCTCGCCGACACGGCCCGCGGCGGCCCGGAGAAAGCCCGGCAGCGCCATATCGGCCGCGGCAAACTCCTGCCCCGCGACCGGGTGGACCAGCTCCTCGATCCCGGCAGCCCGTTCCTGGAACTGTCCCCGCTGGCGGCCGACGGCATGTACGACGGCGACTCACCCGGCGCCGGGATCATCACCGGAATCGGACGGGTATCGGGTCGCGAATGCGTGATCGTGGCCAACGACGCCACTGTCAAGGGCGGCACCTACTACCCGATCACGGTGAAGAAGCATCTGCGCGCCCAGGAGGTCGCGCTGCACAACAACCTCCCGTGCGTGTACCTGGTGGACTCCGGCGGCGCCTACCTGCCCGAACAGGACGAGGTGTTCCCCGACCGCGAGCACTTCGGCCGGATCTTCTACAACCAGGCCACCATGAGCGCCCGCGGGATCGCGCAGATCGCC
This genomic window contains:
- a CDS encoding SACE_7040 family transcriptional regulator, with protein sequence MTSADSATPTRRELLKQQRRGQLLAAGARLIAERGYLGMRLDDLGAAVGISGPAVYRHFPNKEALLVELLVGISRRLLDGGSAVAADATRPREALAGLVDFHLDFALGEPELIRIQDRDLDNVPPPARREIRRTQRRYVEIWVGVLCELTPGLDEDTARVQAHAVFGLLNSTPHSAGPVRGRTRSVLRSMALAALTGPVPG